Proteins encoded by one window of Dermochelys coriacea isolate rDerCor1 chromosome 13, rDerCor1.pri.v4, whole genome shotgun sequence:
- the LOC119842170 gene encoding olfactory receptor 11A1-like, with product MQLMEKGEGKNQTAMKEFILLGFGDLPELQTLLFLIFLVIYIATMAGNILIVALVVADQNLHTPMFFFLGNLSCLEICYTSTILPRLLASLLIGNRTISVPGCIAQFYFFGSLVTTECYLLTVMSYDRYLAICKPLYYGTLMNGRLCLQLAAGSWISGFLICTIVTCVMSQLIFCSRNEIDHFFCDFTSLIQLSCSDTSQITPLIYIFSFLDAVSPFLLTLASYICIIATILGIPSTTGRQKTFSTCSSHLIVVALFYGTIMIVYMLPKSGTLRALNKVFSVCYTVLTPLANLLIYSLRNREVNEALRNAVRRAVTLTKNPD from the coding sequence ATGCAGCTCATGgagaaaggagaagggaaaaatcaAACAGCCATGAAGGAATTCATCCTCCTGGGGTTCGGAGATCTCCCTGAACTGCAGACCCTTCTATTCCTCATTTTCCTGGTGATCTACATTGCGACCATGGCTGGGAACATCCTCATTGTTGCGCTAGTTGTGGCTGATCAGAACCTTCACACGCCCATGTTCTTCTTTCTGGGGAACTTGTCCTGCTTGGAGATCTGCTACACCTCCACCATCCTGCCCAGGCTGCTGGCCAGTCTCTTGATTGGGAACAGAACTATTTCTGTTCCCGGATGCATCGCGCAGTTTTATTTCTTTGGTTCTCTAGTAACTACAGAGTGTTATCTCCTGACAGTGATGTCTTATGATAGGTATTTAGCCATATGCAAACCGCTGTACTATGGAACCCTTATGAATGGCCGGCTGTGCCTCCAGCTAGCAGCTGGGTCTTGGATTAGTGGATTTCTAATTTGTACAATAGTCACATGTGTTATGTCACAGCTAATTTTCTGCAGCCGCAATGAAATTGACCATTTCTTTTGCGATTTCACTTCACTGATTCAACTCTCCTGCAGCGACACCAGCCAGATCACACcacttatttatatattttccttCCTAGATGCAGTTTCCCCTTTTCTATTAACCCTGGCTTCCTATATTTGTATCATTGCGACCATCCTGGGAATCCCATCCACCACCGGGAGGCAAAAGACCTTTTCCACCTGCTCCTCTCACCTCATTGTGGTGGCACTTTTCTATGGGACCATAATGATTGTCTACATGCTACCGAAATCTGGCACCCTGAGAGCCCTGAACAAAGTGTTCTCCGTCTGCTACACAGTCCTGACACCTCTGGCCAATCTgctcatctacagcctgagaaacaGAGAGGTCAACGAGGCCCTGAGAAATGCTGTCAGGAGGGCTGTGACCCTTACAAAGAATCCAGACTAG